One region of Phragmites australis chromosome 18, lpPhrAust1.1, whole genome shotgun sequence genomic DNA includes:
- the LOC133899249 gene encoding formin-like protein 9, translating to MGSAMKCVLLLFSVSLVLLLLNFEVLEGALRLAGRRDREVGVAVVTLDVGSSSLSRFRMLMGLSHHRSRHRRHQQSSDAPAPAPAPAPAPAPALAHEVTSAAPAPVPYMKHRRMPLKSHNHIAPARSVARKLGGGGQSRLPKAVIVALAVIGACLLVLGVTIAAVSVRRSKKFRKGCSKPFKVFCNGSRAQRSPCATRKVSSHPSPDLLYLSSVVQCQENYPIHKESSESKSLSILTTPAELIVSDYTVKNNSNLQSDEAESFHSVPCSRSSSGSITELPLKLCDKSLTDPSPSSPHVDNSPSGSSYQSLSPDFESHFSPKSLTFTAPTTFRECNTLHCFPEKSDAERIEVNYQETAKTIAASESMAHPEAPKVGQLNSKFKKPPSEHNSTCHYTDTAPSRTNATFSVSNAEVNLDSKKSSKSSAEGQNFQSSCATNVPKSPAPPPPPKKPPPIFKGQNSGQPPLPPPLPLPLQVGKDGLPLPRLKPLHWDKVRAAPNRTMVWNDIQSSSFEFEFDEQMIKSLFAYNFQGPAKNEDAKSKTLSTSKHVIEHHKLQNTTILLKALNASTEQVCSSITKGTGLSVQQLEALVKMKPTKEEEEKLLDYDGDINMLDPAENFVKALLIIPVAFSRIETMLYKETFDDEVAHLRMSFSMLNGACSELRSSKLFFRLLEAVLKTGNRMNVGTIRGGASAFRLDALLKLADIRGADGKTTLLHFVVQEMARSQGLKALDKLNETPKSCHATPTEREEYWEMGTEFVSELCNELGNVKKVASIDLDTLKSSISNLSHGLAQLRKLVEDLSSSDKNQNFLQCMTSFQAYAENTMHELKVGEAQVLLRVRELTEYYHGEVSKDESNLLHIFVIMRDFLGLLDRVCREMRASKHNQPLNLVLPLR from the exons ATGGGTTCGGCGATGAAGTGCGTCTTGCTCCTCTTCTCTGTCTCCCTTGTGCTCCTTCTGCTCAACTTTGAGGTCCTGGAGGGGGCTCTCCGTCTAGCAGGCCGCCGCGACAGGGAGGTTGGTGTTGCGGTGGTAACCCTTGATGTCGGTTCCAGTTCTCTCTCTAGGTTCAGGATGTTGATGGGCTTGAGTCATCATCGGTCGCGACACCGGAGGCATCAACAAAGTTCAGatgctccagctccagctccagctccggcaccagcaccagcaccagcgtTGGCTCATGAAGTGACATCAGCAGCTCCTGCTCCTGTTCCCTATATGAAGCACAGAAGAATGCCACTCAAAAGCCACAATCACATTGCCCCGGCAAGAAGCGTGGCACGCAAATTGGGAGGTGGAGGTCAAAGCAGGCTTCCGAAAGCTGTCATTGTTGCCCTGGCTGTGATTGGAGCATGTCTACTTGTGCTTGGAGTCACCATAGCAGCAGTCTCAGTCAGGAGATCGAAGAAGTTTCGGAAGGGCTGTTCAAAACCATTCAAAGTATTTTGCAATGGATCAAGGGCTCAAAGGTCACCTTGTGCTACCAGGAAGGTTAGTTCCCATCCTAGCCCAGATCTGCTTTACCTAAGTTCTGTTGTGCAATGCCAAGAGAACTATCCAATCCACAAAGAATCTTCAGAATCTAAGAGCTTATCCATTCTTACCACTCCCGCAGAATTAATCGTAAGTGATTATACTGTGAAAAACAACAGCAACTTGCAGTCTGATGAAGCCGAGTCTTTCCACTCCGTACCTTGTTCCCGTTCATCAAGTGGCTCAATTACAGAGTTACCACTGAAACTTTGTGATAAAAGTTTGACAGACCcatctccctcttctccacACGTGGATAACTCACCATCTGGTTCATCATATCAGTCACTTTCACCAGATTTTGAATCTCACTTCTCTCCAAAGAGTCTGACTTTCACCGCTCCCACAACTTTCCGTGAGTGTAACACTTTGCACTGTTTCCCAGAAAAATCAGATGCAGAGAGAATTGAAGTAAACTATCAAGAGACAGCAAAAACAATTGCTGCTTCTGAATCAATGGCACATCCTGAAGCTCCAAAAGTAGGCCAACTCAATTCAAAGTTCAAGAAACCACCATCTGAACACAATTCTACTTGCCATTATACAGATACCGCACCCTCCAGAACAAACGCAACATTCAGTGTGTCAAACGCAGAAGTCAATTTGGATTCTAAGAAATCCTCAAAGAGTTCAGCTGAAGGGCAAAATTTCCAATCGTCCTGTGCAACGAATGTACCAAAATCTCCAgcgccacctccaccaccaaaaaAACCTCCTCCAATTTTCAAAGGACAGAACTCTGGCCAGCCTCCACTCCCACCTCCATTACCACTTCCGCTACAAGTAGGTAAAGACGGGTTACCCCTTCCAAGGTTGAAACCTTTGCACTGGGACAAAGTAAGGGCAGCTCCAAACCGCACTATGGTGTGGAATGACATTCAATCAAGTTCCTTCGAGTTTGA GTTTGATGAGCAGATGATCAAGTCTTTGTTTGCATACAACTTTCAAGGCCCAGCAAAAAATGAGGACGCCAAGAGCAAGACTCTATCTACCAGCAAACATGTTATTGAACATCACAAACTTCAAAATACTACCATATTGTTGAAGGCTTTAAATGCTAGCACCGAACAAGTTTGCAGTTCTATAACGAAAG GTACTGGATTATCTGTGCAACAACTGGAAGCACTGGTCAAGATGAAACCAAccaaggaagaggaggaaaaatTACTGGATTATGATGGGGACATCAACATGTTGGATCCAGCGGAGAACTTTGTCAAGGCGCTACTAATCATACCAGTGGCTTTTTCAAGAATTGAGACAATGCTGTACAAGGAAACTTTTGATGATGAAGTTGCTCATCTTAGAATGTCCTTTTCAATGCTTAAT GGAGCCTGCAGTGAGCTCAGGTCCAGCAAACTATTCTTCAGATTACTTGAAGCAGTACTCAAGACAGGAAACAGGATGAATGTTGGAACAATAAGAGGGGGCGCAAGTGCTTTTAGACTGGACGCACTGCTGAAACTGGCAGATATACGTGGAGCTGATGGGAAAACAACCCTCCTGCACTTTGTTGTTCAAGAGATGGCTCGATCACAAGGATTAAAAGCTTTGGATAAGCTCAATGAAACACCCAAATCTTGTCATGCCACACCAACAGAACGCGAAGAGTATTGGGAAATGGGTACAGAATTCGTGTCTGAGTTATGTAACGAGCTTGGCAACGTCAAGAAGGTAGCAAGCATAGACTTGGATACCCTGAAAAGCTCAATCTCAAATCTATCACATGGGCTGGCTCAACTGAGAAAGCTAGTTGAGGACCTTTCCAGCAGTGACAAGAACCAAAACTTCCTGCAGTGCATGACATCATTCCAAGCTTATGCAGAGAATACCATGCACGAACTCAAAGTTGGAGAAGCTCAGGTCCTACTGCGTGTCAGGGAACTCACAGAGTATTATCATGGAGAGGTTAGCAAGGATGAGTCCAACTTGCTCCACATATTTGTCATCATGAGAGATTTTCTTGGTTTGCTGGATAGGGTGTGCCGAGAGATGAGGGCCTCAAAGCACAATCAACCTCTGAACCTAGTCCTCCCCCTCAGGTGA